Part of the Hevea brasiliensis isolate MT/VB/25A 57/8 chromosome 16, ASM3005281v1, whole genome shotgun sequence genome is shown below.
TCTTATAAACTTCTCTCAGCAGCTGCGTAAGAGAGATTTCATTAATCTTTTTCATATATTAGAAGTCTTACACTTTTTGGTACATAACAGACCTGCTCCAACTACTAAAGTAACAAAAACATGGTGAAGCATGGTTACATTCCCTAATTTAAGGAGTAGATTTGAACCTAACACAAGTTGACTAACATGCCAACTAATTTACagcaaaataaacaaaataacattaaaaatagacaaaatgacAGCAAGAACTAAGCTCCTAAGTATCTAGGAAAAATCTCACTGCTCTCAACACTCCTCCTTGAGAATTTTCCTTGATACTCCAAgctttttcttcatttcttcaaatttgctCTTAGGAAGAGCCTTGGTCAAAACATCAGCAAGTTGCTCATCGGATTTGCAGTGCAGCAACTTGATTTCACAGCTTTTTTCAGCTTCTCGCAAGAAATGAAACTTCACTTTAATATGCTTAGTCCTTCCATGTTGAATTGGATTACTTGCAATTGCAATGGCAGACTTATTGTCACACCAAATAACAGTAGGTTCAACTTGCTCATTTGCCAAATCCTTCAGCAGCTTTCGAAGCCAAATTGACTGgttagcagcagcagcagcagagaTGTATTCAGCCTCTGCAGTAGATTGAGCTACCACCTCTTGCTTCTTTGAATTCCATGAAAATGGACCTGATCCCAATGAGAACACGTACCCAGAAGTGCTTCTCATATCATCCATACAGCCTGCCCAGTCACTGTCTACATATCCCTCTAGCTTTAGGTCTTCACCTTTCAGATACCAAATCCCATGGTCTGCTGTGCCTTTTAAATATCTCAAAACTCTTTTTGCAGCAGCAAGGTGACCCAAACTTGGTGAATACATAAATCTAGACAATAGACTTGCAGAATACATCAAGTCAGGTCTTGTGGCTGTAAGATACAATAAACTTCCAATTAAACTTCTATATTCTGTTGCTTCAGCCTTTTCAATCCCATCATTCTTGCTTAATTTCTCATTTACCACAAGTGGAGCTGCTACTGATTTGCATTGATCCATCTTGAATTTTTTCAAGATATCAAGAGCATATTTTCTTTGTGAAATAAAAGTGCCCTCATTTGACTGATGAATCTCCATCCCCAAAAAATAAGTCATCAATCCCAAATCTGACATTTCAAATTCAGATTGCATCTGCTGCTTAAATTCTTTTAACAATTGAAAATCACTACCCGTTACaagcatatcatccacatacaaggATACTATCAATTGTTTCCCATCATCACAGGTTTTAACATACAAAGTAGCTTCATTTTCACTCCTCCTGAATCCATGATGAATCAAGTGTGTGTCTATTCTTGAACACCaggctctaggagcttgtttcagCCCATATAATGCTTTCTTAAGCTTGTACACCTTATCTTCTTGCCCCAACACTTCATAACCCTTTGGTTGACTCACATAGATTTCCTCAATCAGTATTCCATTTAGAAATGCAGATTTCACATCTAAATGAAACACTTTCCATCCCTTTTGAGCTGACATAGCTAATAACAACCTTATGGTGTCATGTCTAGCAACAGGAGCAAATGTGTCTCCAAAATCAACTCCAGGCTGCTGTGCATAGCCTTTCACAACTAGTCTAGCCTTGTGTTTGAAAATTGACCCATCAAGATTAAGCTTGGTTCTAAAAATCCACTTCAAACcagttaaatttttttcttttggttTTGAAGTGAGTTCCCAGGTTTGATTCCTCTCAATTGCATCAATCTCTGCATCCATTGCTTGCCTCCATTCTATGAACTGAGAAGCTTCTTGATAGTTGATTGGCTCAGCAAAAACTAGATTACACCTCTCATAGATTTCAAACAGCGGCTTGGTCTTCTGCACCCTTTCATTATCTTCATAATCCATTTCTTGACTGACATCAGATTCAACTGGCCTTCCTTCTTCATTGCTAGAAGAGCTTTCCTTGTGAATTGAGACATACTTCTTCATAATCTTCTGCTCATTCCAATTCCAAAGAGCATCCTCATCAAATTGAACATCTCTACATATcactattttttttgtttttacatTGTAGAGTCTATAACCTTTGGATTGAGCTGCATACCCCAAGAAAATGCCTAGCTCAGCCTTGTCATCAAGTTTACTTCTTTTAACAGCAGGAACATGCATATAACAGATTGAACCAAACACTTTTAGATGCTTAGCAGAGGGTTTTGATCCAAACCAAGCTTCTATAGGTGTCGTTCCATCAACTGACCTTGTAGGCAGCCTGTTTAATAAATAAGTTGCTGTATAAATAGCCTCAGCCCAGAACTCTTTTGGAAGCTCCTTCTCCTTCAACATACACCTGGCCATTTCAACAATGGTTTTATTTTTCCTCTCTGAAACGCCGTTCTGCTGTGGTGAATAAGGTACAGTCAAATGGTGAACTATTCCAGCCTCTtcacaaaatttttcaaattcaacAGAGGTATATTCTTTGCCATTATCTGACCTCAAGGTCTTAATTGTACATCCACTTTGCTTTTCAACTAAGGCTTTGAATTTTTTGAACACACTAAATACTTGTGCTTTGCTCCTAATGAAATACACCCAAGTCATTCTAGTTAAATCATCTATAAACAAGATGAAATACTTATTTTGACTCAGGGAGGGCACACTCATAGGGCCACAAACATCAGTGTGCACTAGCTCTAATTTCTCTTTGGCTCTCCACATTGAATCACTTGGAAAAGATTGCTTATGAAGCTTACCATACTGACAACTATCACAAATCTCACCACTGACACTTATAGTAGGAATATCCCTCACCATACTATGAGTTTGCATAaactttagagaagcaagattaaAATGCCTATATCTCTTATGCCACAACCAAGTTTTGTCAACCTTTGAACTATAAACATGCTGATTCAAGCTTTCAGATATTAATGGAAAACTATTTTCAACCATTTTAACCTTAGCAACTTCACAATTTTCAGAATCGCGAATATGGCACCAAAGATTTTTAAACAGAAGAGAGTATCCCTTTTTCAACATTTGTGCCACACTTAACAGATTTTGATCTAAACTTGGAATGAAGAGAACATCAGAAATGTATTTGGTACCTTTTCTAGTCTACATAGCAATGGTACCTTTGCCTTCAGCCTGGACCATCTCTCCATTACCAAGCTTCACTTTAGTTCTCACTGATTTGTCTAGAGAAGTAAAAAGATCCTCATTTATGGCCATGTGACTTGTACAACCACTATCAATGATCCATGTGATTTTGTCTACTTGTTTAAGTGACTGTGAAGCCATGAATAAATAATCATCTTGCTGCCTGGACTGATCATTAGTGAAATTTGCTTATTGAGTGGGTTGTTGAGCTTTACTTTGCTCGAATCTGCAATCTCTTGAAATGTGGCCATATTTTTTGCAATAGTGATATAGGCTTTACACGATTCTTTTGCCAACAATCTTTCACTAGATGATTTGTTCTTTTACAAGTAGGACAAGGTGGAAATCTGCCCTTCTTGACAGCTTCACTTCCACTTTCAGGTTGCTTCCCTTTGTTGTCTCTCTCTTTTGAATCTTTCTTAACCTCCATTACTTGCTTTCCTTTCTGTTTGGCAACAAATGCCTCCTCAGAAGCATCTTCTTCTCTAATAATTCTTCTTTGCTCAATGGCTTGCAAGGAACTTATAAGTTCAGGTAAGGTGATCTTGCTCAAATCCTTTGAATCTTCCAAAGATGAGATTTTGGGTTCAAATCTGTCAGGTAGGCTGACAAGAACTTTCTCCACAATCCTTTTATCTGATAAATCTTCACCCAACAACTTAATTTTGTTGACCACAGTCATTAATCTATCTGTATACTCTTTAAGAGTTTCAGATTCTTTCATCTTTAAAACCTCAAATTCCCTCCTCAAATTCAGCACTGACATTTGCTTTGAGAGTGCACTTCCTTGAAACTCAGCTTTAAGTAAATCCCAAGCTTCCTTTGCTGTCTCACATGCCATAATTCTGGTGAAAATCACCTCAGAAACAGAAGCATGAATGCATGACAAGGCCTTAAAACCTTTAGCACACTCCTCACTATGAGCTTTTATCTGTGCAAGAGTAGGATCCTCCCTCAAAGGTCCTGGTTGCCTACCTGTTTCAGTCACTTCCCACAGATCAAAGGCTTTAAGATAAGCCTTCATCTTTACAGCCCAAATAGAGTAACCTTCTCCAGAAAATACACGAAAAGGTGGAGCAGAATATCCACTTGAAGCCATCACTCTCAGCTCTAGTGcttaagggtttttttttttttttttttttttttttagtgcagGGAATTCTTACTTGTTTTCTCTCTTTTTCAGGCCCTTAAAGATCATAAGGAGCTCTGATACCATTATAATTCTTGAACTGAAAATTGCTAGAAAAAAACAGAGAAGAAAGTAATTCTTCTTATAAACTTCTCTCAGCAGCTGCGTAAGAGAGACTTCATTAATCTTTTTCATATATTAGAAGTCTTACACTTTTTGGTACATAACAGACCTGCTCCAACTACTAAAGTAACAAAAACATGGTGAAGCATGGTTACATTCCCTAATTTAAGGAGTAGATTTGAACCTAACACAAGTTGACTAACATGCCAACTAATTTACagcaaaataaacaaaataacattaaaaatagataaaatgacAGCAAGAACTAAGCTCCTAAGTATCTAGGAAAAATCTCACTGCTCTCAACAGTTTTAAACCCCACTCTTATTCAGAATTCCAGCCTAAATTATTTCTTGCATATTTCTGTTATTTTTAGATGATTACTGGGACATTTGGAGACATGCTATTTTATCCTGAAACTGAATGCTTGAAAGAATTCCCTTCGCCAGAGGAACTAAAACATAAGATAATTATATCAGCCAAACCTCCAAAAGAGAAAGGGGACCTTGAAGTTAAATGCATGAAGGGAAAGGGAATTAACCCACTGAAGGAAAAAGATTCTAGTGAAGATCTATGGGGGAAGGACCTATTAGCCCTTTCATCTAATCAGGAAGATGATGGAAAGGTGTGCTGCAACTCTTTGATTTAGTTACTTGTTCAAGAGTCTTTCTGTGTGCTTGTTTCAACTTCTGCTTGATTGGCCTGCAGAGTGATGGTGAAACAAGTGAACAGAATCAGAATGATGAATACAGATATGTCTGTGATCATGAACTGCGCCCACAAGAAGCACCTGCCTACAAGCATCTAATTTCCATTAGTGCTGGAAAGCCCAAGGGTGGGTTAAAGAAGGCACTAAAAGTTGAACTTGATAATGTTAGACGCCTTAGCTTGAGTGAGCAAAAATTTGAAAAGGTTATTGCATCCCACGGAACAGATGTTGTAAGGTATTTTACTgactaatttttcatgaaatatttCTAATTTTTAAGACCAGATTAATCTAATACAAGCATTATATTCAGATTCACTCAGAAAAACATTTTGAGGATATATCCTAAGGGTATTCGGATTGACTCCTCCAACTACAAGCCAATGAATGCTTGGCTGCATGGAGCTCAAATGGTTGCACTTAACATGCAGGTTTTGACTCACTCTTGCTAATTGAATTGCTTAATTTACAGTAATTTCATGGTTCTGAGACTAACAAGTTTCTGGTTAATGGCAGGGATATGGTAAATCACTTTGGTTGATGCATGGGATGTTTAGATCAAATGGAGGGTGTGGTTATGTCAAAAAGCCTGATTTTTTTATGAATATGGGTCCAGAAAATCAGGTATTTGATCCTAAAGCAAAATTGCCAGTGAAGAAAACTCTAAAGGTGAGTACTGAGAGTGCTGTTAGATTAAAATCCCCTGCCATTATCTTCCActaaatgattttatttatttatttattttggcaGGTTAAAGTTTATATGGGGGATGGATGGCATTTAGATTTTAAGCGAGCACAATTTACTTTATTTTCCTCTCCTGATTTCTATATCAGGGTAAGTTAGAGTTTGCTGCAAGtatgttaatttaaaaaaaaaaaaaaaaaatctacctcCATATCTGCTCGctagaatttaaatttcttgttgccTTAGGTTATTTTTATTTGGTTGGTTTCTGTCTGAGTCTAAAATGACTAATGTAGAATCCTTGTTGTATATTTCTACTTGTAAACCTCTGGAGAGAAGGTTGGCATAGCAGGGGCTCCAGCTGATAAGACAATGAAGAAAACAAAGACAAGGGAGAACAATTGGACACCCATTTGGGATGAAGAGTTCACATTTCCATTGACTGTTCCAGAATTGGCTTTGCTTCGTTTTGAAGTTCATGATCGTATAATGCCTGAGAAGGATGATTTTGCAGGTCAAACCTGTTTGCCTGTCTCTCAACTAAGGCCAGGCATCCGTGCAGTCCCCCTCTTCAATCGGAAGGGAAATAAGTTCAGCTCAATGAGACTTCTTATGCGGTTCGAGTTTCTATAGAAAGTGCCAAGTTTAGATTGATGTATAGATGATAATCCTTTTTTCAAGGCCAAGTATGTATAGATGACAATTCATATCCATGCACATGCTTTTACATACTTAATTGGAAACTGCTGTAAACACTCATTAAATTGATGATCAAGTGGAATAGGTGATCTCAAGTTCGTGACTTGTAAAGATATATATGCTCAGAACTAATAGATTGTGAACTCACACGGGAATATTTCATGAATGACTAAGACTTGCTACTTTTGCACTGTGAACACTGAACAATAGCAAAATTAATTTGTGTTTACATGGAAGTGAAAGGAACAAAATTCTACCTTTAGGAAAATTCAGATGGTAGACCAGACTTAGAAACGGTGGCTGTCCCATGAATGTGTATTATTTAGCTTTTTATTGGGCttaaaaaaaaagcaaaagaaTTGTACCTATGAATGAAGtggaaggagaaaaaaaaatgcttggaaaagagaaaaaaatacatataataaTGGAAATTTGTATATTTTCTTTTACCTTGCTTGCATGGGTTTTCTGATTGCTGGCCTGCTGAGAGACGTAAACTGTAGCCTTCCTGGAATGAGAATATTAAAAAGCAAAGGAGAACATATGAAGATTGGCCAATTATTCTCTTGTGATTGAAGACTGCTCCTTACAGCTTGATTGGACAAGAATTTTGCACATAAATTGACTACCTACGTACGCTTCATCCCATCTGTGATCTGTGCTTCCATTAGGAAGGTAGAATGAGAGGTGGCAGGCCATGCACTTCGATCCCTTTCTTCACTTTACAGCTCAAACCAATGACACGATAtctctttccttttctctctcactGCAAGGTGGATGGAATTACTAGCTAATTAGAAACTTAATACTCGCACGTTgcacaaatatttttaattttttaaacttattaataaaataaataataaagattttgtatctaaattttaaaaaaaaatcttgaatTTTAAGAAAATACCTGATAAATATTTGTGAAAACTCTTATTCACCATCTCTACGTACTCTTTTTACCATAGCTTGCAAGATCTAATGTCTataatgattttaaatttatatatattatagtaGAATTATTTTTTCAATAGCAATTTTATTTAGTATTCATTCATGATTATATACTTATAACTATGGCTTTTTATATGACATTGTTatattcattaattattttttattttacttatcACTAGCGTATTTATATTCACATTATAAGCCAAATTTACGTCATAATCTTATTTTATAACTcagttttataatatttatataaatataaatgcaTATAAATGTTATGTTAAGAATACGAAAATCAAAGTCATACCAATAAATGATTAGAAATAATAATCTGACGATAAATTTGGTAACATCAATAAATTTTACTTAATATGTACatattaattttaacaattaatgataaaatataagtaaaaaaagatagaaataaaatgcaTTAAAATTATGGACAATCACTTAGCTATTATACTTGCAAATAtctaaatttaagaatttttgcAATTATGGTTCataaatatagatatatatattaattttataaaaaatacttATACCAAGCATTGATAACTCAAAAAATCACATATTAATTATtggtattattaaaaataataaattttatttaatatatacatattaattattattattaataaaaaaatatatttttttgattataattcataaatataaatgtatattaattttatttaaatttttatcttaCGTATTAAGAAATTAAAAGTTACATAATAATAAGATAAGGACAAAATAATAAACCTATTTTAGAGACCaatgttattttatatttatatttatatttatattatataagaaTATAGATATAGGTTATACGGACACAGCAACGCGCTTCTTGCACTCTTCTAATTAaagataagagagagagagagagagagagagagagagaaggaataTGAAACACATAAAAATATAGCTTTCTTGCAATATGTGCATGAGTACAGATTCTCACTTTGCATAAACGCAATTCTTGAGAATATATAGCCATTTATTAAGTTCATTCTATCTTTCTTTCTGGATTTAAGAAGACgatatatatacatgaaaacatAAACAACTTGGAAACTAGACTCTCATTTCTCTGTCTGTAACCGACGATGTCCAAGCAGTCTTTCAGGGTCTGCTTCTGTTTCAGGAGAATATTCAAGGGCAGGCTGCTTGAGCCTCCTGAAGACGTCAAATTCCTCTTCAACCAATACTCGCACAATGGCACCATGACCCTCGACGACCTGCACAGGTTTCTGATTGAAATTCAAGGAGAAGAACAAGCCACAAAGAATGATGCTCAAGCCATCTTCAACAGCCTCAAGCATCTCAACATCTTCCAAAGAAAGGGTCTCCACCTGGAAGCCTTCTTCCGATATCTTATGAGCGATCTCAATGCTGCTCTCTCTCCATCTAGTGGGGTAATCTATTAACATTTTTTCATTTTTCCCAATTTTTTATCTCCTGACATTAATTAGTTGAAGAAATGCCTTTGATTCCAGGTGCACCACGACATGGATGCTCCACTGGCTCATTATTTCATGTTCACGGGCCATAACTCCTACTTGACTGGAAATCAACTTAGCAGTGACAGCAGTATTCAACCCATCATAAATGCTCTACGAAGAGGCGTAAGAGTAATTGAGTTAGATTTGTGGCCAAATTCCAAAAAAGACAATGTTGAAGTTCGCCATGGAGGGtatatttaatttttcagttatttttatattataatgtgATCTTAATCTCAcatctcttaatatattaaagATCATTAAAATTGTAAACGATGAAAGAGGATAATGAACATATGAAATTAAAGCAAATCATAATCTTCAGATCATGCTAGTTTCTATAACATTCATCAAGGAGGCTACACTATTGCATAATTAATTGGAACATAAAAATAAAGATGACTAAACCACTCAGTATAGTCTCTTGCAAAGATTGGCCAAGATCCTGGACCAGTTATGCTTCAACTTTGGCATATACCCCAAGCATTCAAAGTTTTTTCACAAATGCAGGACACTTACTTCTCCAGTAGACCTCGTTAAATGTTTAGTTGCTATTAAAGAAAATGCTTTCCATGCATCTGACTATCCTGTTGTGATAACTTTTGAGGACCATCTAACTCCAGATCTTCAGTCCAAGGTAGCCAAGGTGAGCATGACCCTATCCCATGGAATTTTACCATTTTGCAAGGCTTTTTAGTGTAACTCTAGTTTGACCGAACTCTGTTCGCCAGTAGATGGTCACTAAAACATTTGGAGACATGCTGTTCTGCCCCAAATCAGATCAAATGAAAGAATTTCCTTCTCCAGAATCATTGAAGAAAAGAGTTATGATATCCACTAAACCACCGAAAGAGTATATTGAAACTAAGAATATCAAGGAAAATGAGACAAGGAAATCATCAAAGAAAGAACACTGGAAGGATGAGAAGGCATCTTCCGAAAGTGAACTTGAAACTAATGATAAGGTGCATCTGGAGTAACATGCATGCTGCTTCTGCACCTGCTCCTAATGCTACTCAATTTGCTTTCTTAATTGCTTGCTGGTCTTTCAATATGCAGGACCAGCCATATCAGGAAGAACACATtccagatgaagaagaagagaagacagTTCCTGAATACAGGAATTTAATTGCCATTCATGCAGGGAAGCTGAAAGGTCCATTAGAAAACTGGCTAAACGTAGATTCAGACAAAGTTAGACGTCTCAGTTTGAGTGAACAAGAACTTGAAAATGCTGCAAGAACAAATGGAACCGATATTGTCAGGTAACTCAACTGTGATCATATTCACTATTCAGCCTATCATCTCAGGTAATTGTTGTTTGGCCATAACAATCATCAGTCATATGACTGCCTACTTTAAGGTTCACTCAGCGGAATTTGCTGCGGGTATACCCCAAAGGTTCTCGCCTTGATTCCTCTAATTATGATCCTTTTATTGGTTGGACCCATGGAGCTCAAATGGTTGCATTTAATATGCAGGTTACTCTTCTTCCTGAGGTGTCTAATTTGACATCAATACCTCCAAAATTTAGATTTAATATGGGTTTGCTTtaccatttcttttttttctttttcccttcTCCTTGACAGGGCTATGGGAAATACCTCTGGGTGATGCATGGGATGTTTAAAGCAAACGGTGGCTGTGGTTATGTGAAAAAACCTGATTTCTTATTGCGACTTGGCCCAAACAACAAGGTTTTTGATCCCACCGAGCAATTACTTGTAAAAAGAATTTTGAAGGTGTGTGGACTTCGACAGTATTCGAGTGATTTAGCTTActatttttcatttctttaatacTGAATTCAATA
Proteins encoded:
- the LOC110666382 gene encoding phosphoinositide phospholipase C 4 isoform X2, with the protein product MRMCFSGNFRIMETGPPSDLKEAFMKYTEGKTYMTAEQLQRFMVEVQGHGGASVAEAELIVDQILQKRHHITMCERSCLSLDDFHHFLFSTDLNPPISNQVEQDMTAPLSHYFIYTGHNSYLTGNQLSSHCSDVPIEKALKRGVRAVELDVWPNSAKDDVLVLHGWTLTTPVKLIKCLKSIREHAFFSSPYPVIITLEDHLTENLQAKAAQMITGTFGDMLFYPETECLKEFPSPEELKHKIIISAKPPKEKGDLEVKCMKGKGINPLKEKDSSEDLWGKDLLALSSNQEDDGKSDGETSEQNQNDEYRYVCDHELRPQEAPAYKHLISISAGKPKGGLKKALKVELDNVRRLSLSEQKFEKVIASHGTDVVRFTQKNILRIYPKGIRIDSSNYKPMNAWLHGAQMVALNMQGYGKSLWLMHGMFRSNGGCGYVKKPDFFMNMGPENQVFDPKAKLPVKKTLKVKVYMGDGWHLDFKRAQFTLFSSPDFYIRGLQLIRQ
- the LOC110666382 gene encoding phosphoinositide phospholipase C 4 isoform X1; amino-acid sequence: MRMCFSGNFRIMETGPPSDLKEAFMKYTEGKTYMTAEQLQRFMVEVQGHGGASVAEAELIVDQILQKRHHITMCERSCLSLDDFHHFLFSTDLNPPISNQVEQDMTAPLSHYFIYTGHNSYLTGNQLSSHCSDVPIEKALKRGVRAVELDVWPNSAKDDVLVLHGWTLTTPVKLIKCLKSIREHAFFSSPYPVIITLEDHLTENLQAKAAQMITGTFGDMLFYPETECLKEFPSPEELKHKIIISAKPPKEKGDLEVKCMKGKGINPLKEKDSSEDLWGKDLLALSSNQEDDGKSDGETSEQNQNDEYRYVCDHELRPQEAPAYKHLISISAGKPKGGLKKALKVELDNVRRLSLSEQKFEKVIASHGTDVVRFTQKNILRIYPKGIRIDSSNYKPMNAWLHGAQMVALNMQGYGKSLWLMHGMFRSNGGCGYVKKPDFFMNMGPENQVFDPKAKLPVKKTLKVKVYMGDGWHLDFKRAQFTLFSSPDFYIRVGIAGAPADKTMKKTKTRENNWTPIWDEEFTFPLTVPELALLRFEVHDRIMPEKDDFAGQTCLPVSQLRPGIRAVPLFNRKGNKFSSMRLLMRFEFL
- the LOC110666384 gene encoding phosphoinositide phospholipase C 2; amino-acid sequence: MSKQSFRVCFCFRRIFKGRLLEPPEDVKFLFNQYSHNGTMTLDDLHRFLIEIQGEEQATKNDAQAIFNSLKHLNIFQRKGLHLEAFFRYLMSDLNAALSPSSGVHHDMDAPLAHYFMFTGHNSYLTGNQLSSDSSIQPIINALRRGVRVIELDLWPNSKKDNVEVRHGGTLTSPVDLVKCLVAIKENAFHASDYPVVITFEDHLTPDLQSKVAKMVTKTFGDMLFCPKSDQMKEFPSPESLKKRVMISTKPPKEYIETKNIKENETRKSSKKEHWKDEKASSESELETNDKDQPYQEEHIPDEEEEKTVPEYRNLIAIHAGKLKGPLENWLNVDSDKVRRLSLSEQELENAARTNGTDIVRFTQRNLLRVYPKGSRLDSSNYDPFIGWTHGAQMVAFNMQGYGKYLWVMHGMFKANGGCGYVKKPDFLLRLGPNNKVFDPTEQLLVKRILKVKVFMGEGWDLDFRRTHFDLYSPPDFFVKLAIAGVPADKAKKKTKIREDDWLPEWNEEFEFKLTVPELAILRIEVFEYDSSGQHDFGGQTCYPVSELRTGIRAVPLHDRRGDVYKNVRLLMQFEFA